CCTCGACGTACGGGACCGGTCCGCCGCCGATACGGCGGTGGCGCGTGCGGCGGCGCTCGCCGACGGGACGCTGCACATCCTCGTGAACAACGCCGGGGTCATCGCCCCGGCCATGTTCGACAAGCTGGAGGAGGAGGCGTTCCGGCGCGTCCTCGACATCCATGTGATGGGCACGTTCCACTGCGCGCAGGCCGCGCTGCCGTTCCTGCCGGACGACGGCACGGGGCGGATCATCAACGTCACCTCGTCGGCGGGCCTCGTCGGCACGCTCGGACAGGTCAACTACTCGGCCGCGAAAGCCGGGATCATCGGCCTGACGAAGTCCCTGGCCCGCGAACTGGCGCGGCGACGGGTCCTGGTCAACGCCCTTGCGCCGCTTGCCGCGACGCCCATGACGGAGACCATCCGCACCAACGAGAAGTTCGCGGCCCAGATGCTCGCCCGGATTCCGCTGGGCCGGTGGGCCGAGCCGGCGGAGATCGCGGGCAGCTTCGTGTTCCTCGCCTCGGACGCGGCGTCCTTCATCACCGGGCAGGTCCTGCCGGTGGACGGCGGCATGGTGATGTGAGGGGCGGGGCGCGGGACGTACGGCGCGGTGATGTGCCGGCGGCCGTGCGGGCTGTGCGGCGCGGTGATGAGCCGGGCGCCGTACTTCGTGCGCGGCACGGTGATGTGACAGGCGGCGCGCGTGCTGTGTTGAATGGTTCAGCCAAAGAGGCCGAAGAGCGCGGCCTGCGACGAGAGGCCTGAACCTGTGCAGAGCGCCGAGCACCCTTCCCGCACCCTTCGGGGACGCGCTACGGCCGGTGAGCCCCGGCCGCGCTTCGACACGCTCACGGTCCCGAAGGCGTCGGACGTGCTGGCGGCGGAGGTGCGGGAGCGGATTCTCTCCGGGGAGTTCACGGAGGGCACCGCGCTTCCGCCGGAACGGCAACTGGTCGAGCAGACGGGCCTGAGCCGGGCGACGGTGCGCGAGGCGCTGCGCATCCTGGAGGTCGAACGGCTGCTGGAGATCAGGCCGGGGCGTGGGGGCGGCGCCTTCGTGCACCGACCGGGGCGCGAATCCCTCGCCAACACCGTGCGGTTGGTGATCCGGGGGCAGCGCATCCGACTGGAGGACCTGCACGAGACCCGGGAGGCGATCGAGCCCGCGTGCGCGGCACTGGCGGCCAGGCGCCGCACGGACGCCGACCTCGCGGAGCTGGACGACGCCCACACGGACCTCGTCTCGGCGGACGAGGACATCCAGCGCTTCCTGCGCGCCAACATCCGCTGGCACAACGCGGTGGCACGGGCCGGCGAGAACGAGCTTCTCATCGGGTTCATGAGTGCTCTCTCGCAGTCGATCCACGCGGCCACCAACATCGAGCAGTTCATGGACGCGGACATCCGCAAGCTCACCGCCCGCGCGCACGCCCGGATCACCGAAGCGATCCGGGACCGCGACAGCGAGGCGGCGACGCGGCGGATGACGCGCCATGTGTGCGGCTTCGCGCGCGCGGCCGCCGAGGTGGACCACCGGGACGGCGTGGAGCTCACAGATCCCGAGAACCGACCCGACCGAACGTGAGAATGTGATTCTCTTCTTCGTGCAACACCATTGACAGTATCGGTCTGACCTTTAATACCATCCCGGTATGAGCAAGGTGACTCCCGTGCTGACCGTGGCCGCCGACGGAGACGTCCGCATCGTCACCCTGAACCGCCCCGACCGGCTGAACGGCGTGTCCGAGGAACTGCACCGTCGCCTGTCGGAGGTGTGGCGCGAGTTGGCGGACGACACCAAGGCCCGAGCCGTCGTCCTCACGGGCGCGGGCCGCGC
This window of the Streptomyces sp. N50 genome carries:
- a CDS encoding SDR family NAD(P)-dependent oxidoreductase, producing the protein MTDSTGLFDLTGRSVLVTGAGGGIGSAVAEALARAGAAVLVTDVDESAAAAVAGKINAAGLTADIAALDVRDRSAADTAVARAAALADGTLHILVNNAGVIAPAMFDKLEEEAFRRVLDIHVMGTFHCAQAALPFLPDDGTGRIINVTSSAGLVGTLGQVNYSAAKAGIIGLTKSLARELARRRVLVNALAPLAATPMTETIRTNEKFAAQMLARIPLGRWAEPAEIAGSFVFLASDAASFITGQVLPVDGGMVM
- a CDS encoding FadR/GntR family transcriptional regulator, with the protein product MQSAEHPSRTLRGRATAGEPRPRFDTLTVPKASDVLAAEVRERILSGEFTEGTALPPERQLVEQTGLSRATVREALRILEVERLLEIRPGRGGGAFVHRPGRESLANTVRLVIRGQRIRLEDLHETREAIEPACAALAARRRTDADLAELDDAHTDLVSADEDIQRFLRANIRWHNAVARAGENELLIGFMSALSQSIHAATNIEQFMDADIRKLTARAHARITEAIRDRDSEAATRRMTRHVCGFARAAAEVDHRDGVELTDPENRPDRT